The sequence GGGGGGCACTTCCAGGCCTTCCACGGAGAGCGGGAATTGGCGGCGGCGCTGGTGTTCGTGGCCGCCAGCATCACCGACGGCATCGACGGGTATTTGGCGCGCAAGCGCGGGCAGATCACCACCATGGGCATGCTGCTGGACCCGCTGGCCGACAAGCTGATGATCGCGGCCGCCTTCATCACCCTGGTGCAAGTGAATCCCTCGATCGTGCCGGCGTGGATCGCGGTGATCATCGTGGGGCGGGAGTTCCTGGTGAGCGGGCTGCGCTCCATCGCGGCCTCCGAGGGCTTCACCATCGAGGCCAGCGACCTGGGCAAGCTGAAGATGGTGGTGCAGATCGTGGCGGTGGTGGCCGCCATCCTCGACCATGCCTGGCACTTCTGGCCGCTGCCGGTGCCCGGCGACTACGTCTTCCCCGTGCACATGATCGCGCTGTTCGCCATCGGCTACACCGTGTTCCTGTCGCTGGGCTCGGCGGTGGACTACTTCGCCGCCTTCTGGGTGAAGATCGACAAGTCGGTGACCAAGCGGCGCAAGCGCCGCGCCTTCATTCTCAGCCGCCCCAAGAAGTTCGGGGTGGCGCCCGAGGAGCTGCCCACGCAACCGCCGCAGCAACGGTGATGGCCTCACCGCAACCCAATCCGCCCGCCGCCGTGGTGGTCCCCGAGTACTCGCCGGAAGAGCGGCGCCTGCTGCTGGAGTTGGCCCACCGGGCGGTGCGCGCCTCGCTCGAGGACCGGGAGATCGACCTCACCCCGCCTTCGGGCCACCTGGCGGAGCCCCGCGGCGCCTTCACCACCTGGCACCTGCGCGGGCAATTGCGCGGCTGCGTGGGCTACGTGCTGGCCCTCCATCCGCTCTACCGCACGGTGGCGGAGACCGCGGTGGCGGCCGCCTTTCACGACACCCGTTTCTACCCGGTGAGTGCGGAGGAGGTCGCGGAACTGGAGGCAGAGATCAGCGTGCTCTCTCCCCTGCGGCCCATCCGCCCGGAGGAGATCGAGATCGGGCGCCACGGCCTGGTGGTCGGGCTGGGGCGGCAGCGCGGCCTGCTCCTGCCCCAGGTCCCGGGGGAGTATGGCTGGAACGTCGAGACCTTTCTGGAGGAAACCTGCCACAAGGCCGGCCTGCCCGGCGACGCCTGGCGGCGCGGGGCGGCGATCGAAGGGTTCACCGCCGAGGTCTTCGGGGATGGAGACAGCCGTTAGTCGTTGGTCGTTGGTCGTTAGCCGTTAGCCCATCCGCGGAAATCCGGCGTGAATCCGCGGCGAAACTCCTGAGATCCGAAGCAAAGAAAATCGCCAGCGGTGGTTGCCGCTGGCGACTGGAGACTGGCGACAGGCGACGTCCCTAGGGCATGCTGGCGCCCGCGGGCACGATCCAGACCTCCGCCTTCATGCCGGCCTCGGTGGCGGTACGCGTCTCGATGCGCTTGGGGTCGATGCCCTTGGAGCGGGTGAGGTAGGCCTTGACGTTGTTGGCGCGGCGCGCGGCCAGGGTCTTGGCCTCCTTGGCATCGCGGAAGCCGATGACCACGGCGCTGGCGTCGGACTCGCGCTGCAGGCGCAGGGCGATGTCGTCGAGGATGGCCTTGGCCTTGTTGTCCACGTAGGCGGAGCCGCGCT comes from Terriglobales bacterium and encodes:
- the pgsA gene encoding CDP-diacylglycerol--glycerol-3-phosphate 3-phosphatidyltransferase — translated: MNLPNYITLTRIAAVPLLIWILLAGGHFQAFHGERELAAALVFVAASITDGIDGYLARKRGQITTMGMLLDPLADKLMIAAAFITLVQVNPSIVPAWIAVIIVGREFLVSGLRSIAASEGFTIEASDLGKLKMVVQIVAVVAAILDHAWHFWPLPVPGDYVFPVHMIALFAIGYTVFLSLGSAVDYFAAFWVKIDKSVTKRRKRRAFILSRPKKFGVAPEELPTQPPQQR
- the amrA gene encoding AmmeMemoRadiSam system protein A, producing MASPQPNPPAAVVVPEYSPEERRLLLELAHRAVRASLEDREIDLTPPSGHLAEPRGAFTTWHLRGQLRGCVGYVLALHPLYRTVAETAVAAAFHDTRFYPVSAEEVAELEAEISVLSPLRPIRPEEIEIGRHGLVVGLGRQRGLLLPQVPGEYGWNVETFLEETCHKAGLPGDAWRRGAAIEGFTAEVFGDGDSR